The genomic window GGCGTGTTTGCGGAAGGCGCGTTTGGGAGGTTCCATCCAATCTATGACTGAGTTCCCCGGCCTAATCCCAGGAGGCGGCGATCTGGCCGCATTCCTTTCCGCTAACAAGCGCGCCGTCGATGCGGCCCTCACAGACGCGGGCGCGCTTGTGTTTCGCGGCTTTGACGTGCCCAACCCGCACACCTTCGATGCCACTATCGAGGGCTATGGCGAGACAGGGTTCACTTACGAGGACTCGCTCTCCAACGCGGTGCGAACCAACGTCACGCCCCGGGTATTCACTGCCAATGAAGCGCCTCCTTCGACCGAGATTTTCCTCCACCACGAGATGGCACAAACCCCGCTCTATCCGTGCAAGCTTTTCTTCTATTGCGAGGTTGCTCCGGGCGCTGGCGGCGCGACCCCGCTGTGCCGTTCGGATTGGGTGCTGGAGCGCCTTGCAGAGCAATCGCCAGCCTTCGTTGCGCGGCTCGAAGCCGAAGGCGTGCGCTACACCAATGTGATGCCAGCCTCCGATGACGCAGGCTCAGGCCAAGGCCGCTCTTGGCGCTCAACCTTGAGCGTTGCGGACGAGGCGGCTGCTGAGGCGCGACTTAAAGAACTCGGCTATTCGTGGGAGTGGCTCGAAGACGGGTCACTGCGCGTAACCACCGCTGCCCTTCCCGCAGTGCGCAGCCTTGAAGATGGCCGCACAACCTTCTTCAACCAGCTCATTGCTGCGTTCCGAGGCTGGGCGGACAGCCGCAGTGATCCGAACAAGGCGATCACTTTTGGTGGTGGCGAACCGATCACATCCGAGGACATGGCCCCCGCAATTGCGATCGCGGATGAGCTCACCCATGACCTCAACTGGCAGGCAGGCGACGTCGCGCTCATCGACAACTTCACCGTGATGCACGGCCGCCGCCCGTTTGAGGGCAAACGCCGAGTGCTCGCCTCGCTTATTGCCTGACCCGCGCGCGGACCCAATAGGCGACATTGCCGAGCACCAGCGCCCCGATCAGAGTTACAAACAGGACCCCCGGCCCATTGGCGCTGGCCACACCGACGGATGAGAACAGGAGGTACACCGCCACCACACAGCTAAAAAGTGTAACAGCCAGCGGCCTTGCATAAGCCCACGGGGTCATGTCGACCTGAGCGCGCGGGGTGAAACTCCATGCCTCTTTGCGAGGCCGCAACCGGCCGCACGCGAGCATGATCACAACCTCGATCACGAACAGCACCGCATAGAGATGGATGAAGTGCAGCGTGATCACATCGTCGAACACGAAGCGGATAAGTCCATAGGCGATGACGTGGAAGATGATTACGATCTTCGCCCCCAGCGCTGGCACACGCGCGGTGAACAGGCCGACGATCACGATCACGACCGTCGGGATATTGTAGAAGCCGGTGAAGACGCGGATAATCTGCCACAGGCCTTCCGGCGAGAAGTACAGCAGCGGCGCAACAATGAAGGAGAACAGAGCGATCACGACGCTGGCGATCTTGGCGACCCGGACGAGCTGCGCATCGCTCACCTTATCCCCTCTGGCTGGCCCATAGATGTCGAGCGCAAACAGCGTCGCAGCTGAATTGAGGAGCGAGTTGAAGGAACTGAAGACCGCGCCCAGCAGGACCGCCAAGAAAAACCCGCTCATCCAGAAGGGCAGCACATCGCGGATAAGCCTTGGATAGGCTTCATCAATGGTGCCGAGGCCTCCTTCGCCTTGGGGCCCATACATATGAAAGGCGATCACGCCCGGGATCATCATCAGGAAGGGCACCAGTACCTTGAAGAAGCCTGATAGCAGCACTCCTTTTTGCCCGTCCGCCAATGACTTCGCGCCGAGCGTGCGCTGGATCACATATTGGTTAGTGCACCAGTAGAACAGGTTCGCAAAGATCATGCCGGTAAAGAGCGTCCCGAAGGGTGTGGGCGCGTCCCTGTCACCAATGGCGTTGAGCTTTTCGGGGTGCTCGCTTGTGAGAGTTGCGAGTCCCTCGCCAAAGCTCCCGTCGCCCAGAGCGATGAGCCCAAACACCGGCACCGCCACGCCTATAATGAGCAGGCCCACA from Erythrobacter sp. SCSIO 43205 includes these protein-coding regions:
- a CDS encoding TauD/TfdA family dioxygenase → MTEFPGLIPGGGDLAAFLSANKRAVDAALTDAGALVFRGFDVPNPHTFDATIEGYGETGFTYEDSLSNAVRTNVTPRVFTANEAPPSTEIFLHHEMAQTPLYPCKLFFYCEVAPGAGGATPLCRSDWVLERLAEQSPAFVARLEAEGVRYTNVMPASDDAGSGQGRSWRSTLSVADEAAAEARLKELGYSWEWLEDGSLRVTTAALPAVRSLEDGRTTFFNQLIAAFRGWADSRSDPNKAITFGGGEPITSEDMAPAIAIADELTHDLNWQAGDVALIDNFTVMHGRRPFEGKRRVLASLIA
- a CDS encoding solute:sodium symporter family transporter — protein: MSEGNLLFTALSCALFMALVGGVSWLKTRGQAHTKDGYFLAGRGLGAAFIAGSLLLTNLSAEQLIGLNGSAYGYNLSSMGWEVTAAVATIAMALIFLPKYLAGAFTTLPQFLGDRFDPVVRRMSVLLFMLGYGLVTIPSVLYSGSVAVLLLFDVPGLTGLTYFEALVVTVITIGVIGAIYSVFGGLRAVAVSDTLNGVGLLIIGVAVPVFGLIALGDGSFGEGLATLTSEHPEKLNAIGDRDAPTPFGTLFTGMIFANLFYWCTNQYVIQRTLGAKSLADGQKGVLLSGFFKVLVPFLMMIPGVIAFHMYGPQGEGGLGTIDEAYPRLIRDVLPFWMSGFFLAVLLGAVFSSFNSLLNSAATLFALDIYGPARGDKVSDAQLVRVAKIASVVIALFSFIVAPLLYFSPEGLWQIIRVFTGFYNIPTVVIVIVGLFTARVPALGAKIVIIFHVIAYGLIRFVFDDVITLHFIHLYAVLFVIEVVIMLACGRLRPRKEAWSFTPRAQVDMTPWAYARPLAVTLFSCVVAVYLLFSSVGVASANGPGVLFVTLIGALVLGNVAYWVRARVRQ